A single window of Oncorhynchus clarkii lewisi isolate Uvic-CL-2024 chromosome 10, UVic_Ocla_1.0, whole genome shotgun sequence DNA harbors:
- the LOC139418745 gene encoding histone H2AX, which produces MSGRGKTGGKARAKAKSRSSRAGLQFPVGRVHRLLRKGNYAHRVGAGAPVYMAAVLEYLTAEILELAGNAARDNKKSRIIPRHLQLAVRNDEELNKLLGGVTIAQGGVLPNIQAVLLPKKTGAAAAPSGKAGKKASSQSQEY; this is translated from the coding sequence ATGTCTGGAAGAGGCAAAACCGGAGGAAAGGCCCGCGCTAAGGCAAAGTCCCGCAGCTCCCGCGCTGGTCTTCAGTTCCCCGTAGGTCGTGTCCATCGTCTGCTGAGGAAGGGCAACTACGCTCATAGAGTAGGTGCTGGTGCTCCCGTGTACATGGCTGCTGTCCTCGAGTACCTGACGGCTGAGATCCTGGAGTTGGCTGGCAATGCCGCTCGGGACAACAAGAAGTCCCGTATCATCCCCCGCCATCTACAGCTGGCCGTTCGTAACGACGAGGAGTTAAACAAACTACTCGGCGGTGTAACCATCGCCCAGGGAGGTGTGTTGCCCAACATCCAGGCTGTTTTGCTACCAAAGAAGACAGGGGCGGCCGCTGCACCAAGCGGGAAGGCGGGAAAGAAGGCTTCCTCACAGTCCCAAGAATATTAG